In Ammospiza caudacuta isolate bAmmCau1 chromosome 2, bAmmCau1.pri, whole genome shotgun sequence, a genomic segment contains:
- the SYAP1 gene encoding synapse-associated protein 1, with protein MLRGLGSWLGLERAGEEQLLPAGKRSGPAEQEREEEEAGPAGQEQEQGELQGDSEALLSQAKGFGSYLFNFASAATKKISESVAETAQTIKKSVEEGKIDSIIDKTIIGDFQKEQKKFVQEQQTKKSEAAVPPWVDSNEEETIQQQILALSADKRNFLRDPPAGVQFHFDFDQIYPVALVMLQEDELLNRMRFDLVPKHVKEEVFWRNYFYRVSLIKQSAQLTALAAQQQAAGKEEGKGREEDSELKETVRPKTPPVTIKPQIKSQEDEEEISTSPGVSEFVSDAFDTCNLNQEDLRKEMEQLVLDKKKETSVVEEETADWEKELQQELQEYEVVTESEKRDENWDKEIEEMLQEEN; from the exons ATGTTGCGcggcctgggcagctggctggggctggagcgGGCGGgcgaggagcagctgctgcccgcCGGCAAGAGGAGCGGCCCCGCCGAGCAGGAgcgtgaggaggaggaggcagggccggccgggcaggagcaggagcagggcgAGCTGCAGGGGGACTCGGAGGCGCTGCTCAGCCAGGCCAAGGGATTCGGCA GTTACCTCTTCAATTTTGCCTCTGCTGCTACAAAAAAGATATCTGAGTCTGTTGCTGAAACAGCCCAGACAATAAAGAAGTCTgtagaagaaggaaaaattgaCAGTATCATCGATAAG ACAATTATTGGAGATTTTCAGAAGGAACAGAAGAAATTTGTCCAAGAGCAGCAAACCAAAAAATCAG AAGCAGCAGTGCCTCCCTGGGTAGACAGTAATGAAGAAGAGACAATTCAACAACAAATACTGGCTTTATCTGCA GATAAACGGAATTTTCTGCGGGATCCCCCAGCAGGTGTGCAGTTTCATTTTGACTTTGATCAAATATACCCTGTTGCACTGGTCATGTTACAAGAAGATGAGCTTCTCAATAGGATGAGGTTTGACCTTGTTCCCAAACA TGTAAAGGAAGAGGTGTTCTGGAGAAATTATTTCTACAGGGTGTCCCTAATTAAACAGTCTGCACAACTCACAGCGCTTGCAGCTCAACagcaagcagcaggaaaggaggagggCAAAGGCAGAGAAGAGGACAGTGAACTGAAAG AAACAGTACGGCCAAAAACACCACCTGTTACGATAAAGCCTCAAATAAAATCACAAGAG GATGAGGAAGAGATTTCCACAAGTCCAGGTGTatcagaatttgtgagtgatGCTTTTGATACCTGTAACCTGAATCAAGAAGATctaagaaaagaaatggaacaACTAGTGCTGGACAAAAAGAAAGAGACTTCAGTAGTAGAAG aaGAAACTGCTGATTGGGAAAAGGAATTACAACAAGAGCTTCAAGAGTATGAGGTGGTGACAGAATCAGAAAAGCGTGATGAAAACTGGGataaagaaatagaagaaatgctgcaagaagaaaattaa